Part of the Anoplopoma fimbria isolate UVic2021 breed Golden Eagle Sablefish chromosome 4, Afim_UVic_2022, whole genome shotgun sequence genome, agcagcagcaacaacgcGTGAGGAAGCCGCTGCAGAGACGCGATGCTCTCCGCTTTAAGAGAGAGAACCGGGGACGTTCTGCTACCGGGAGACGAGTTCTGCTTCCAGCCCGACGACACCCTCTCTCTAACGGGCCCCGCTCACCCGGAGAAGCTGGTGTGTGGACCGGGTCTGAGGCGGAGCGGAGACCGGCTGCTGGTGTGTAAGAGCGGCGTCCTGCGACACAGACAGCCCAACACGTTCTGGATGGAGTCCCAGCAGAGGAGGGTGAGGCCCGGACCCGCTGTGACCCGGACCCGCTGGACCCGGACCCGCTCAGAGACGGACCCGGTGGACCCGGAACCGTTTATACACGGACCCGTTCAGACCCGGAACCGTTTATACACGGACCCGTTTATAGACCCGGACCCGTTTATACACGGACCCGTTCAGACCCGGACCCGTTTATACACGGACCCGTTCAGACCCGGAACCGTTTATACACGGACCCGTTCAGATTGTTGACTAGtggatttattaataataataataataataataataataaataataataataataataataataataaataataataataataataataataataaaagaataataataacaataataataataataatatataaggttatttatttagtatctgtaaataaagatatttattgagaaagcctaattccatGTTGATAGATTAacgatgtgaagcatcagaaaccTTTAAAGGAGAACGACGTCACTGATGACGTCATAGAACCCAAACATagcctataaactacaggtagcctataaactacaggtagtctataaactacaggtagcctataaactacaggtagcctataaactacaggtagtctataaactacaggtagtctataaactacaggtagcctataaactacaggtagtctataaactacaggtagcctataaactacaggtagcctacaaactaAACTacaaactacaggtagtctacaaactaaactacaggtagcctataaactacaggtagcctataaactacaggtaaaaactacaggtagtctacaaactacaggtagcctataaactacaggtagcctataaactacaggtagcctataaactacaggtagcctataaactacaggtagtctataaactacaggtagtctacaaactacaggtagtctataaactacaggtagcctataaactacaggtagcctataaactacaggtagtctataaactacaggtagtctataaactacaggtagcctataaactacaggtagcctataaactacaggtagtctataaactacaggtagtcctataaactacaggtagctaaactacaggtagcctaataaactacaggtagtctataaactacaggtagcctataaactacaggtagcctataaACGTCACCAACAtgaagtaaacatttcaatgacttcctgcGTTCCGGGCTTTAAACCCGCGAGCAGCGGGAATCAGGTCTGGAAAGTTGATATTGTTCATAATCTAGTGCTGCTCGGGGAACTCGTTACACCCCGAACGACTCAGAAGACCTCAAACATTTATGAGAGTTATTAAAGTTTGATCTGAAAGTTAAATAcgggaaaataaatgtgtcacattttaaatggatcaatatttaaatgaagtTCAGCAGATAGCGATAGATGAGACAGGTATTGgagcagtgcatgctgggagttgagtctgtccctctgtgtccTCAGTATGTCCCCGCTAAAGGTGAGACCGTCATCGGCATCGTGACGGCCAAATCGGGAGACGTCTTCAAGGTGGACTTTGGAGGAAGTGAGCAGGCGTCTCTGTCCTACCTGGCCTTTGAGGGAGCGACCAAGAGGAACCGCCCCAACGTCCAGGTGAGACACTGAGGACGCAGAGAGACATCCAGGCCacgtctctctttttttaaccccTCCCCCCTTGTGTTTTaacccctccctccctggtGTTtaacccctccctccctgtgtgtTACCTGTCCAGGTGGGCGACCTGGTGTTCTCCCAGTTCCTCATAGCCAATAAGGACATGGAGCCGGAGCTGGTGTGTATGGACAGTTCAGGACGAGCCAATGGGATGGGAGTgtttggaggaggaggtctgCTCTTCACGGTCTCTCTGGGACTCGTCAGAAGGTAAACGGATCAGATGTTTGAGTGTCCATGAACGCTGTCCTGAGACTGGAGGATCACCTGGTTTACCCCCCCAGACTGCTGTCCCCCCACAGTGAGGTCCAGTCagacctgcagcagctgttcCCCTGTGAGCTGGTGGTCGGGATGAACGGCCGTCTGTGGGTGAAGTCCTCCAGCGTTCAGCAGACGCTCGTCATCTCCAACCTGCTGCAGAGCTGTGACACCATGACGGCCCAGCAGAGACGCCAGCTGTTCAGGGGTGGCACAGGGGGCGCTGTAGACCACATCAGACCTCATCCCACACCTGAAGATAAACCTGGACCAGCAGCTGTTCAGGAGGGTGGCACAGGGGGCGCTGTAGACCACATCAGACCTCATCCCACACCTGAAGATAAACCTGGACCAGCAGCTGTTCAGGAGGGTGGCACAGGGGGCGCTGTAGACCACATCAGACCTCAGGTACACCTCCACCTGGTTCCAGAGGACGGGTCCCGTCTGTGTTCAGGATGCTGAACTCAGCTGAGTTCCGTTGACGTTTGTCCTCTTTATGAAGTGAAGTCTCAGGGAGACGGAGGTGAAGAAGATTTCCTTTGAACACATTCAGTCTTTGTTCTCGTTTTTAGAGACGAGGATATGTTGACGTGTTTTATCAGCTAAATGTTCTTTAACGTTCATATTTCTTCCAAAAGTTAagacttgaaaatgtaaaactataaaCATGAAAACCAATTAATTGTTTCTGAATTCTTTTCATATTGACAGAAGGTTTCTGCAGCGGCGTCTCGTTTATTTAAAGCCAGAACATATTGAATATGATTTCagaatagaaatatatatatatatatatatatatatatatatatacacatatattaatatatatttacaaatatatatacatatatatttatatatacagtaccagtcaaaagtttggacacaccttctcattcaactactttgaagaatctaaaatataaaacatattctggtttgttgagcatttgtttgtttaccacataattccatatgtgttccttcatagtttggatgtcttcaatattaatctacaatgtagaaaaaaaaaaaatatatatatatatatatatatatatttaagatgtttgcttttcttcagcAGCAAATtaaagttctttgttttttcaacttttaataGTTTCAGACCAAATGAagaaataatctgcagatcattagaaaataaaatcatcagtTTTTCtccataaacatttatttcaaatagattaagaaaaaatatatatatgttttttttacaacttttttctttatatgactttttatacagTACTTTATgtgcatttagaaaaaaaccacaaacaaacaaacctcagGTGGCTCTCACAAAGGATGCTGGGAAAAAACCACTGAAAACTCAAAACAGCATTTAGACTGGTTTAACCAGACTGGATCTAAACTCTAAACGTcaacacagtttgtttttaggattttataaaataaaagtgcaaataaaaaGTTCAGAGCTCATTTGAtcttaaagacaaaacataaaaaaacatctcagctCATTTACATTCAGAGCTTTACTACAGGGAGACAGgcggaggacagagagacagagagacagaggacagagagacaggacagatagagagacggacagaggacagagagacagacaggtggacagaggacagagagacaggacagatagagagacagacagaggacagagagacagacaggtggacagagagacagacagaggacagagagacagacagaggacagagagacagacaggtggacagaggacagagagacagacagaggacagagagacagacaggcggaGGAGTTTAGTAACTAACAGTAACACTTCTCTGAACTTGAATACATCGCGGTGAGAGCAGAACTTTGGCAACACGTCAGGCTGAAAACACGGTGGACATCttggtgatgatgtcacagaggAGGGGGCGGAGCCACAAGGGGTCACATGACGTGTTTCTGGATACCCGGGGTGAACTCCTTGGCGTTTGGGTTCAGACTGCTGTTcatctggaggaggaagaagaagaagaagaatgaggtgtgtgtttatgaaagcTGCTCTTAaagcttcatcatcatcattaatatTATCCCGTGTTGTATCTGTTTTCACCAACAGTAATTCACTgatctataaaatgtattttatgttagTGAACAGACGAGTCCGTGAACGTCTCACGAGTCAGTGAACGTCTCACGAGTCAGTGAACGTCTCACTGTGTAAACAAACATCTGCTGCTCGTTAGTTTCCATGTTTTCTCCTGGCAGCTGTCGGGAACAGGATCAACCCGGTTGTCCGGAGCCGACCCTGAACTCACCACGAGGTCTTTGTGCTGCTCCTGCAGCTGAGGGAGGTCTCTGGACGGGATGAACCACTcccgctgctcctcctcctccagcatctCCTGGAAACAACTCCATGAACTCCTCCTCCCAcaactcctcctccacctgagcacacacacacacacacacacacacacacacacacacacacacacacacacacacacacacagacacacacacacacacacacactctacacctcggacttccgcttcaactctggttcctgccacctccaaaagttttccgatgactcctccattgttggatgtatcaccagggacaacgaggaggagtacagaggactgattgagagcttcatcacatggtgcagcaacaaccacctgaagctcaacatcagcaagaccaaggagcttgtggtggactaccagaggaacagaagcccccctgtccctgttttcattcagggaggggaagtggagagggttgagtcctacaagcaccttggggtgcagatcaacaataaactggactggacacacaacactgccctctacaggaaaggacagagcaggctgttcttcctgaggaggctgaggtccttcaatgtgtgcaataaactgctcaaggcattctaccagtctgtggtaaccagtgccctcttcttctaccagtctgtggtagccagtgccctcttcttctgtggtaaccagccctcttcttctaccagtctgtggtaaccagtgccctcttcttctaccagtctgtggtaaccagtgccctcttcttctaccagtctgtggtaaccagtgccctcttcttctaccagtctgtggtagccagtgccctcttcttctaccagtctgtggtaaccagtgccctcttcttctaccagtctgtggtagccagcgccctcttcttctaccagtctgtggtaccagtccctcttcttctaccagtctgtggtaaccagtgccctcttcttctaccagtctgtggtaaccagtgccctcttcttctaccagtctgtggtaaccagtgccctcttcttcttctaccagtctgtggtaaccagtgccctcttcttctcttcttctaccagtctgtggtaaccagcgccctcttcttctaccagtctgtggtaaccagtgccctcttcttctaccagtctgtggtaccagtctgtggtaaccagcgcccttcttcttcttctaccagtctgtggtaaccagtgccctcttcttcttctaccagtctgtggtaaccagcgccctcttcttctaccagtctgtggtaaccagtgccctcttcttctaccagtctgtggtaaccagcgccctcttcttcttctaccagtctgtggtaacagtccctcttcttctaccagtctgtggtaaccagtgccctcttcttctaccagtctgtggtaaccagcgccctctttctttgctgtggtgtgctggggtggtggcatcaggactggagatgccaacaagctcaacaagctggtgaggagagccagctctgtggtgggtctggagctggacagtctggagtcagtgggtgagaggaggatgaaggccaaactcggagccatcctggacaatccctctcaccctctccatgaggaactgtggcagctgggcagctctttcagccatcggctgattctaccaaagagcaggacggagcttcagacgctcatttgtgcccactgccatcagactgtacaacaacagcggagaccacagtctgtcaccatGCTGACCAGCTGTGGATATACtcatatatctttatatattctatagaccacagtctgtcatcatgctgaccagctcccccatgtggatatactgtacattcttatttttatttttattcttatttctgttctatctttatttagttgtatagtatgtgtattattgtctgtgtagttgagctgctgcaacactcgaatttcccccatggggatcaataaaggaatataataataataacacacacacacacacacacacacacacacacacacacacacacacacacacacacacagacacacacaggtaacaggAGGACGTTGTGTGGTCCTCTGGTGTCCCTCACCTGTAGCTGTGGTCAGGTTTGGGCGGTTTGTCTCTGAGGACAGACGTGAGGACggtaaagataaataaagactTCATTAAAAACTTCCTCTGGTGAGTTTGGTTCTGTGTTCTTGctttatgtttctgtctgtggacGGAGGACACGGAGGACATGGAGGACATGTTTTGTCCACGGAGGGTTCTGCTCTGAATCTCTGAGCCCTACATTAATGTTAGCGCtacactctgattggctgcgaGTCCGTCTCACTAAGACAgagcaggaagcagagagaCGTTTATGAGACGAGGACGGAGTGTCTCCTGAGACGGACATCCACACGCTGACGCTCCAGCAAGGAAGAACAAACTGATttcaagcttttattttgacagtctgTGTTGACctgatgcattctgggaaagTGTGTTCAGTGAaacatcctgtttgttttttattagacagattttaactttatttacatattttaatctaatttctggacatttttcacattttattaaaacatttatggcTTTTTataggacacagagacacacgtCAGTCctcagaggacacagagacacacgtCAGTCctcagaggacacagagacacacgtCAGTCCTCAGAGGACACAGACACGTTTATCctcagaggacacagagacacgtTTATCctcagaggacacagagacacgtTTATCctcagaggacacagagacacacttatcctcagaggacacagagacacgtTTATCctcagaggacagagacacGTTTATCctcagaggacacagagacacacgtCAGTCctcagaggacacagagacacgtTTATCCTCAGAGGACACAGACACGTTTATCctcagaggacacagagacacgtTTATCCTCAGAGACATGTCAGTCCTCAGATTTCATGTAGTGTAtatgttacatatatatacatgtaacatgttacatatatatatatgtaacatgttacatatatatatatacatgtaacatgttacatatatatatatacatgtaacatgttacatatatatatatacatgtaacatgttacatatatatatgtaacatgttacatatatatatatatacatgtatacagtggtgtatagtaacgaagtagaaatacttcgttactgtacttaagtcgtttttttggatatctgtactttactttactatttatatttctgttgactttcacttctacttcactacattttgcaaagagaactgatactttgactctgaaaccttcgttactcgctacaaaatcaaatctatctttagaaagaaaatgaatcatgagaccaacgtcgggactgtgtggaacacagactgcaagcaggTTAGTGAAACAGTGGTCCTAGCAGGTTAAACcactggttaatcacgttaatgcgcaatcGCAAACACGTGCTCTCAAAGCCGCGGTTTgttgattcccagtgatgctCAGTGattgattcccagtgatgcccagtGATTCCAGTGATTCACAGTGATGCTCAGTGATTTCcagtgattcccagtgatgctCAGTGATTCCAGTGATGCTcagtgattcccagtgatgctCAGTGATTCCAGTGATGCCcagtgattcccagtgatgcccagtGATTCCAGTGATGCTcagtgattcccagtgatgctcagtgattcccagtgattccagtgattcccagtgatgctcagtgattcccagtgatgctCAGTGATTCcagtgattcccagtgatgctcagtgattcccagtgatgctCAGTGATTCTGATTCCAGTGATGCCAGCCCAGTGATTCCAGTGATTCCCAGTGATTCCACTCTGATTCCAGTGATTCCCAGATGActggtttcatgatggaagcaccTGCTGCTCCTAACAAACCACATGGAGACGGAGACCAACACCCGGGGACATATCtgtgagaaatgttttcttctgttggagtgaaagactcttctaccggatgaagagcctcttatgcccaaagctactgaaacactggcattcaaacactccccatccaacctcaggaaacacattgaggtcaatgaagattaatcccatgagccgcaacgttaatgtttagttatcatgaTTATCATAAACCTGCTCagatatctagtgtttccacagggtggagtatatctgtggggggagtatatctagtgtttccacagggtggagtatatctagtgggGTGGAGTATAtcaggtgtctgatcttctagtttagctacacatggtgtatgttaggctgctgtctctgtttgtacctccttgtccttggtcatggtggccacagcacttaataaaaaaagcaaagggtcagaattttgagaattataaagtttattattttaacagcatttacttgtacttttactttcaatacttaagtacatttaatatcagaaaattacttttgatacttaagtacagtaaatatcagatactttaagacttttactcaagtagtattctaataggtgacttttcacttttactggagtcattttccagtaaggtatctttacttttactcaagtatggcttttgggtactttatacaccactgcatgtgtatatatatatatatatatatatatatatatatatatatatatatatgcagtaaCTCATGCAGTAATAAAGGATTACCTTATCTTACCTCacagcagggggcgctgtgcTTCACACGGTTGGTCCGCAGTCaaaccaaagaagaagacaaaggaAACATCGCGATACTTCAGTCTTCTCGTCCCGTGATTTGGTTAGCTCAGTGAGCTATCATCTACGCACGAGGATAAGGTAACGTTAGCACTAATATACATGTTTATACATGTTTATACACGTTTATACATGTTTATACACGTTTATACATGTTTATACACGTGTGTGCATATAAACACACCGACAGACACGTGATATCACATGTAGGAGAGAACCGACAAACACGTTAGCTAGCGGCTAGCATTAGCTAACGGCTAGCATTAGCTAGCGGCTAGCATTAGCTAACGGCTAGCATTAGCTAACGGCTAGCATTAGCTAGCGGCTAGCATTAGCTAGCGACTAGCATTAGCTAACTGCGTTATCAGGCGATGTTTGCTAGAGCTAGCCTCTGCTGCTAGCGGCTAACCCAGCAGCAGGTCCTACTGACCACTGAGTTACTGACCACTGAGTTACTGACCACTGCACTCCAGTACAGTGGTCAGTACCCAGTACTGTAGTTCTGGAGTACAGTAATTCTGTAGTTCTGGAGTACTGTAGTTCTGGAGTACTCTAGTACTGTAGTTCTGGAGTACTGTAGTTCTGGAGTACTGTAGTTCTGTAGTTCTGGAGTACTGTAGTTCTGGAGTACTGTAGTTCTGGAGTACAGTAATTCTGTAGTTCTGGAGTACTGTAGTTCTGTAGTTCTGGAGTACAGTAATTCTGTAGTTCTGGAGTACTCTAGTGCTGTAATTCTGTAGTTCTGTCACACAGCTCCAGTATTGTTTCCCTCCATGTCTGACCCGTTGACATCAAGAGGAGAATCTTAAATCTGATAAACTTATTAATATAAAGTAGAAATATTTCAtcgtctgtttgtttgtgaccTCACTGAGCTGAAAGTTTGCTTCTTGTTAGCTGTAAACACACCTTTAAACCATATGaagtctttaaaaagcctcttgatCAGCTGGAAACTGTTCCCTGTTTAGTGATGTGTGATTCTCACAGGATGCCACggctacaaacacacagtgatcTCATAGTATGTGCTGTActtgatgtacttttacttcactaaaggatctacttcttccacctctggaGGAATACAGATAGTATCGTGTCTTTATGAAAACTAGCCTGACGTTAGTGCTACGTTGTATTCTGGTCCGGTTCTCCGTCTTTCATTGTAATTGGACTTTCTTCTTATTCCTTAACATTTTAAAccaacatttacagaaatgaatCCAAATGAAACCTATTTTAATCACGTCTCTCTCTGATACTTTACAACGACTGTCAGAGTTTCTGCTTTGTCAATGAGGATGTCTCCATCACATCATGTTCTCCCTCTGGTCTGTGCTGGACTCTCACTCTGTAGagttgttctgtctcctctcctagCCTCCTTTAACTTCCTCTCATGTCCCAGCGATCCCAGCTCACTTCTGCTCAGGTGATCTTCTTGGTTCTCTGTACATGCTGCTgttcagagcttctcctctggCTCCTGTGTTCTCAGTGGAGGCAGCGGTTCAGAGTGTCCTCCTCATTGTGTTTCAGCAGACACCAGACGTTCTCCAGAGAAGAAGACTTCCACTACACTTTGATGCATGAGAAGTTCCCTGACTCTAACTTCCCCCGTCCttcaaacacagacactttTTAGCGGCCGCCTCTTTATCTTGACTCTCTTGTCCTGAAACGAGCCGGACGGCGGCGTCATGTCTCAGAAGTCGCAGTCCGACGGAGGTCAGAAGCACTTCGCTGTGGGTCGGGGGCTCCTGGCCGCCGCAGAGACCTTGAACTTCAGCATGAACGAACAGCGATCCAGCCGGCAGATGGGGGGCGTGGCCTCAAGTGTGGGGGTGGGCAGCGGCATGGATAACCAGGACGGCGGCTCCCAGACTTCCCGGcgtggcggcggcggcagcCACATCGGCAACACCATGAAGCTGTTTGCCAGTTTGGGGCTGTCGCCCTCCGACCTGGACGCTCTGGCTGAGATCCCTGAAGAGGACATCAGCGTG contains:
- the LOC129090342 gene encoding exosome complex component RRP40-like, which produces MLSALRERTGDVLLPGDEFCFQPDDTLSLTGPAHPEKLVCGPGLRRSGDRLLVCKSGVLRHRQPNTFWMESQQRRYVPAKGETVIGIVTAKSGDVFKVDFGGSEQASLSYLAFEGATKRNRPNVQVGDLVFSQFLIANKDMEPELVCMDSSGRANGMGVFGGGGLLFTVSLGLVRRLLSPHSEVQSDLQQLFPCELVVGMNGRLWVKSSSVQQTLVISNLLQSCDTMTAQQRRQLFRGGTGGAVDHIRPHPTPEDKPGPAAVQEGGTGGAVDHIRPHPTPEDKPGPAAVQEGGTGGAVDHIRPQVHLHLVPEDGSRLCSGC